One window of the Pseudopipra pipra isolate bDixPip1 unplaced genomic scaffold, bDixPip1.hap1 HAP1_SCAFFOLD_306, whole genome shotgun sequence genome contains the following:
- the LOC135408303 gene encoding synaptonemal complex protein 2-like — MAGRAEDYLESLLTDAFKGKGFEKISELLQEREVEPRQKYSESLFSQLDKALRKELDKNEFQNVSLLLKCIQVYFKSDFQEGKSLFIEQGLVAKMRKKDLLNLFLPELGHLVTEANLCCTLHLEALRTLNSILDNVTREERKQFPLSEEMCSLTKDLAKTILEVGDYDLQVGLSEALCRLMIKKWRDDLVHHWFEDNYLAEAFKEIKDREFETDCRKFLNLLNERLGNERRKLRVIQQLWGVSGNNSTTFLPQVKKPSDEKLEEFWIDFNTGSQSVTFYVDSNEGFLWDSVRLSKEAVSSYRLEEDGGQKIVKILMKKPAALTKTEATKIKLVFSAEFEILGVLKKVLGDEKFMQINETEEKSVHAGKQTRENETVIAESSNAQRRKDPSNSENMETLSDNLTSEKSQQLTHTIASSYRKHLFSESNNENISSGQSEKSWILDSQIQSVPKSVDYTRKRTRVRSKLKVLPMSSASSGSDYSSKKGGESRKRIKKEMQREKSRFSAKGGDLPTVDHADETLSKEPKEDSLSPGVSARSYSSDVEKAVQKLHEAPGNLTREEESTKRKDSDTLESTVIKKLKFSSWETNHSSSDTNYKPRKIFDSVEEEAEIQKGQEMDDSVDDVFFSKMQHEDFSHSGVITAFESFVDQLKKLFWVMCALLLCVAIYRIM, encoded by the exons AtggcaggcagagcagaagaCTAT cttGAATCACTTCTCACTGATGCCTTTAAGGGGAAAGGATTTGAAAAAATAAGCGAACTGCTTCAAGAGAGAGAAGTAGAGCCTCGCCAGAAATACAGTGAATCTCTTTTTAGCCAGCTAGACAAAGCACTGAGAAAG GAGCTGGACAAGAATGAATTCCAGAATGTTTCACTGCTGCTGAAATGTATTCAGGTCTACTTTAAAAGTGATTTCCAAGAAGGGAAGAGTTTGTTTATTGAGCAAGGACTGGTAGCAAAGATGA GGAAGAAAGATctgctgaatttatttttacctgAGCTAGGGCATCTAGTGACAGAAGCAAATCTTTGCTGCACTCTGCATCTGGAG GCTTTGAGGACCCTTAACTCTATACTCGACAATGTCACACGGGAAGAGAGAAAGCAATTCCCTCTGTCTGAGGAAATGTGCTCACTCAC GAAAGACCTTGCCAAAACTATTCTGGAGGTTGGTG ATTATGACCTCCAGGTTGGCCTTTCAGAAGCACTTTGTAGGTTAATGATAAAAAAATGGAGAGATGACCTTGTTCACCACTGGTTTGAAGATAACTATCTTGCTGAAGCTTTCAAAGAGATCAAGGACAGAGAATTTGAGACG GACTGCAGGAAATTTCTTAACCTGCTGAATGAAAGGCTTGGGAATGAAAGAAG AAAACTGAGAGTGATACAGCAGTTGTGGGGCGTTTCTGGGAACAACAGTACCACTTTTCTTCCCCAGGTGAAGAAGCCATCAGATGAAAAACTGGAGGAGTTTTGGATTGACTTCAACACTGGCAGCCAGAGTGTGACTTTCTATGTGGATAGTAACGAG GGCTTTCTTTGGGACTCTGTGAGGCTGTCAAAAGAAGCTGTCAGCAGTTACAGGCTGGAGG aggatGGTGGACAAAAGATTGTTAAAATTCTTATGAAGAAACCTGCTGCTCTTACCAAAACAGAAGCAACAAAAATCAAACTGGTTTTCAGTGCTGAGTTTGAAATCTTAGGTGTACTTAAAAAAGTCCTGGGTGATGAAAAATTTATG CAGATAAATGAGACTGAAGAGAAGTCTGTCCATGCTGGGAAGCAAACCAGGGAGAATGAaacag TGATAGCTGAGTCTTCTAATGCACAAAGGAGGAAAGATCCCTCAAATTCTGAAAACATGGAGACTTTATCAGACAACTTAACCTCTGAGAAGAGCCAGCAGTTAACACACACAATAGCA TCCAGTTACAGGAAACATCTTTTTTCGGAAAGCAACAATGAAAATATAAGCTCTGGTCAGAGTGAAAAGAGCTGGATCCTTGACTCTCAGATACAGTCAGTGCCAAAATCTGTTGACTATACCCGAAAAAGAACAAGGGTGAGAAGTAAATTGAAAG TGCTTCCAATGTCTTCCGCAAGTAGTGGCAGTGACTACTCGTCAAAGAAG gGGGGAGAATcaaggaaaagaattaaaaaggagatgcaaagggaaaaaagcagatttaGCGCCAAGGGAGGTGATTTACCTACAGTGGATCATGCTg ATGAAACGCTCTCAAAAGAGCCCAAAGAGGATTCGCTATCACCAGGTGTGTCTGCCAGGAGCTATTCCAGTGATGTGGAGAAGGCTGTGCAG AAGTTACATGAAGCACCTGGAAATTTGACTAGAGAAGAAGAAAGTACTAAGCGGAAGGACTCAG aTACATTAGAAAGCACTGTCATAAAAAAGCTTAAATTTTCCAGCTGGGAGACAAATCATTCATCTTCTGACACTAACTATAAACCAAGGAAAATTTTTGATTCAGTAGAAGAGGAAGCAGAGATCCAAAAAG GTCAGGAAATGGATGATAGTGTGGAtgatgtgtttttttccaagatgcAACATGAAGACTTCAGTCATTCAGGAGTGATTACTGCATTTGAAAGCTTTGTTGACCAGCTGAAGAAACTGTTCTGGGTAATGTGTGCTCTCTTACTGTGTGTGGCAATTTATCGTATTATGTga